GAAATGCAACCCACCCTGCCACATCTTGACCTTCACAAATTGCAGAAGAATAACAACATTTATCATTGCACCAACATTAAGAAATAGTTTAAGATCATCTACATAGTTTTCAAAAAGAGCACACTCCATCTTcacattgaaaaaataaataaacaataaaaattatgcAACACAAAATAACAACCACTTAAATGCATCCAATATCCACTTATAGTGTTACCCGTATGAGTCTATCTCAATGACATTCATCTTAGTTCTCTTCCCATGGCGTTAAAAACGTGAAACAATGTTCAAAACAATCTTAGAGCAGTTATAAATATAGGGGGGAGAGGGgaggacataggtcaggtagagtTCGAGAGAATTCAATACCTCAGTTCTTAGACTTGCTCTGAAGACCTTGGAGTGCCGTGGAGGCAAGGGAATGAGGAATAACACTTTGAAGGCAGATTGAAGGCATTATGTATGATGTTAGTCATAAGTCagatttatatatttttcatgtttATTATAATTGGTTAAACAATTCTCTCGAGGTTGCAATGTTATTAATAGTGTGAATCtcatttatatattatattgtttAGTTTCCTTTCGTAATTGTCATTTCTTCTTTGTACTTTATGTTATTATAAAGTAACTAATCGTATATTGGGTTGGAGAATGATCCTATATCATTGATCGGATGTATGTACAAATTGGTAGctaagattttagcaaatagATTAAAACAAGTGTTGGGGAAGGTGATTAATGATTGTCAATTTGCTTTTTTGGGCGGACGTAATATGTTGGACAACGTTGCTATTGTTAATGAATTAATTCATGCGGCAAAATTGCAAAGAAGCCAACACTATTCTTCAAAGTCGACTATGAGAAAGCATACAACTCGGTTCAGTGGGATTTCTTATTCTATATGATGCAGATGATGAAGTTTCATAACAAATGGATACAGTGGATCCGTGGCTGTTTGGAGTCATCCTCCATTTCAGTTCTGATTAATGGTAGTCCGGGGGGAGAATTTAAAATGGAGAAAGGTCTCCGACAAGGAGACCCTCTTGCGCCTTTCTTATTTCTTATTGTGGCGGAGGGGTTGAATGGTTTTTTTAGGCAAGCGGTAAATTCCGAGAAATTTTCTGGTTTTCGTATTGGGGGTAATTTGGAGATGGACTTGAGTATTCTCCAATTTGCGGATGATACTTTATTTATGGGAGAGGCGTCGGTTCAGAATGTAGTTGTCCTACAGTGTATTCTCTGCTGCTTTGAATTAATATCAGGCCTTAAAGTAAATTTCTTTAAAAGTAGGTTGGCTGGAATTTCAGTGGATGGTGGATTGCTTAGCCAGTTAGCAGCTACTTCACTGTAAACAATGACTTGTCCGTTTGTGTATCTCGGGATTCCTGTGGGAGGTAGAGGAAGCAAGGTGGCATTGTGGGATCCAATTGTGACTAAGTTTCGCAACAAGTTGTCATCCTGGAAACATAAATCAGTATCATTCGGTGGGAGAATCTGTTTAACTAAGAGTGTCTTAACTGCATTACcactctttctcttttcttttttcaggGCACCTTGCAGTGTGGTGAAAGAGTGCAATAAAATAATGCGCAACTTTCTGTGGGGAGGCTTTGAAGAGGATCGGAAGATTTCCTGGGTTAAGTGGAAGGAAGTCTGTAAACCGAAAGAATGTGGAGGATTGGGGATTAAGGATCTCCATGCTTTTAATATGGCTCTTCTCGGCAAATGGTGGTGGAGGTTCCTCAATGAACCTGAATCTCTGTGGTGCAAGGTAATTAAGGCCAAATCTGAGCACCTTCCTGCTAGCAGCTGTGATTCCCCATGGTGGAGAGACATCAAGGTTGCTTGCTCCTCGAATGGTGTTAATTGGCTCAAGGAAGGGTTAGTGAAATCTGTTGGTAATGGGGATGCAACTTACTTTTGGTCAGAAAATTGGGTGGGCACAGACCTGTTACGAACGCGCTTTTCACGACTTCATAATCTGTCCAGGCAAAAATATGAGCTGGTGTGCAATATGGGGGAATGGAATGATGGCTTATGGTCTTGGAAATTTCGATGGCGTCGGCCACTTCGGGGGCGGGAACTATCTTGGCTTGCAGACTTGCAGGGTATAATCAATGGTACCCCTTTGGTGCAAGGAAGAGGGGATCGATGGAGGTGGTACCATTCGAAAGATGGTTGTTATTCGGTTTGTAAGAATGTTTGAATGGTTGATTTTCTCATTAATCTGAATAGGTATATATACAAAACTAAGTCAAAACATTCCTAATATGTCTAGCTTAATTACATCCATGATTATAGCCTAATTACAAAGACTAACTAAGAATAATACATAttcctattctatcacacccccgcagtcgaagcgggtGGTTCACTGACGCTGAGACTGGtccgaaaatcatcaaaaagaacTCGAGGGAGGCCTTTGGTGAAGATATCCGCAATCTGGTGAcgagaaggaacatgaaggatgcGTGCCTGACCACGAGCGACCTTCTCTCGAACAAAGTGAATGTCCATCTCAATATGTTTAGTGCGTTGATGTTGGACAGGATTGCCGGATaggtagatggcactaacattaTCACAGTAGACCAAAGTAGCCTGAGAAAGAGGAAAGTGAAGCTCCAAAAGTAAGTTGCGGAGCCAACATGATTCAGAAACCACATTAGCTACGCCGCGGTACTCAGCCTCAGCACTGGAGCGGGAAAGGGTGGGTTGTCTCTTGGACGACCAGGAAATGAGGTTGTCGCCGAGAAACACACAGTAACCAGAAGTAGATCGACGAGTGTCGGGACATCCACCCCAATCTGCATCGGTGTAGGAAATAAGCTTCTCAATAGGAGAAGGATAGAGATGCAAGCCAAACTGTAAAGTGCCCTGAACATAACGCAGGATGCGCTTCAGTGCAAGCATATGCTCTGTGCGGGGGGCATGCATATGAAGACACACCTGCTGAACAGCATAAGAGATGTCAGGACGGGTGAATGTGAGATACTGCAAAGCCCCAGCAAGACTCCGATATAAAGTAGGATCATCACACGGAGCACCAGCAGAAGTACTGAgtttctgcttggtgtcaactGGAGTAGCAGAAGGATTACATGATGTCATACCGGCTCGACCAATAATGTCACGTGCATATGTACTCTGACTGAGAAAAAGTCCACCTGCATGTCTGGTGACGGCAATGCCCAGAAAATAGCTCAACGGTcccagatccttcatagcaaactcGGATGCAAGAAGAGCCATGATAGATTTGCGAAGGTCATGAGAGGAGCTGATaaggatgatgtcatcaacataaagcagGAGGTAAGCCATGTCAGAGCCTCGTCTATAGATGAAAAGGGAGTGATCAGAAGTGCTGTGCTGAAACCCAATGGTAGAGACATAGTCTGCAAAACGCTGgtaccaagcacgaggcgctTGCTTCAACCCATAAAGGGATTTCCACAAGCGACACATATAGTCAGGATGCTTAGGGTCACGGAAACCCAAgggctgatgcatgtagactgtgaaggtatgaaaaacggtagaaagggggggtttgaataacgttttcagtacaaaacttccaccttaaagattttgacaaatctttcgagaacttaagtgttaaagataagagatagagaagcacacaaggattttatcctggttcacttgataaatcactcaagctactccagtccacccgttaaggtgatttcttccttcttagaatgaaggcaatccactaatcaggtaagagttacaactgcacttgaaacctacaagtgactaacaattac
This portion of the Lotus japonicus ecotype B-129 chromosome 3, LjGifu_v1.2 genome encodes:
- the LOC130744701 gene encoding uncharacterized mitochondrial protein AtMg00810-like — protein: MHQPLGFRDPKHPDYMCRLWKSLYGLKQAPRAWYQRFADYVSTIGFQHSTSDHSLFIYRRGSDMAYLLLYVDDIILISSSHDLRKSIMALLASEFAMKDLGPLSYFLGIAVTRHAGGLFLSQSTYARDIIGRAGMTSCNPSATPVDTKQKLSTSAGAPCDDPTLYRSLAGALQYLTFTRPDISYAVQQVCLHMHAPRTEHMLALKRILRYVQGTLQFGLHLYPSPIEKLISYTDADWGGCPDTRRSTSGYCVFLGDNLISWSSKRQPTLSRSSAEAEYRGVANVVSESCWLRNLLLELHFPLSQATLVYCDNVSAIYLSGNPVQHQRTKHIEMDIHFVREKVARGQARILHVPSRHQIADIFTKGLPRVLFDDFRTSLSVSEPPASTAGV